A single Apium graveolens cultivar Ventura unplaced genomic scaffold, ASM990537v1 ctg3009, whole genome shotgun sequence DNA region contains:
- the LOC141700871 gene encoding uncharacterized protein LOC141700871, with product MLSKIETLGNIPEFIESVINREVQCTYALQSFHCVKLWGQLCKLPGVDFTNHCHYTILEIIEKYPPWWFLEAERALVELHDLQISGCEIIGIAPVGTGTGTGTGTGTGTGTGTGTGTGHSFLTGHSVSPSFIQS from the exons ATGCTTAGTAAAATCGAAACCCTTGGCAATATTCCGGAGTTCATCGAGAGTGTGATAAACAG GGAGGTGCAGTGCACCTATGCTTTGCAATCTTTTCATTGTGTAAAATTGTGGGGCCAGCTTTGCAAGTTGCCCGGGGTCGACTTTACTAACCACTGTCATTACACCATCTTGGAGATCATTGAAAAGTACCCACCTTGGTGGTTTCTCGAAGCAGAGAGAGCTCTCGTGGAGTTGCACGACCTCCAAATTTCTGGCTGTGAG ATTATTGGCATTGCACCAGTCGGAACTGGAACTGGAACTGGAACTGGAACTGGAACTGGAACTGGAACTGGAACTGGGACTGGGACTGGGCACAGCTTTCTGACTGGTCACAGCGTTTCTCCATCCTTCATACAGTCTTAG